In Candidatus Kerfeldbacteria bacterium, a single genomic region encodes these proteins:
- a CDS encoding magnesium transporter CorA family protein: MPVQTLQIHKLTWINIGSLREEHVNYLQEKFHFHPLDLKDCLEGVQRPKLDVYKNYLFMIFHFPRFDPETRRVGINSVNFFLGHDFLISIANEPNEFITNYYQRLEKKAQRQFPYDPFKNSAGYLLYKLVDGLYHESLPVVNMIGQYLNDVEEDVYSNQNKQATTNLAIIRRNILSLRRILEPQIKMVDRLVNIENQSIPQKLGVYIDDVHDYMENSWSALENYRDAVDSLYDTNESFINQRTNDVIKMLTTISVALLPMTLLASIYGMNIVGLPFADHAVGVWIIFGVMAAIVAGSIYFARRNNII, from the coding sequence ATGCCGGTTCAGACATTGCAAATACATAAACTAACCTGGATCAATATTGGCTCTCTGCGGGAGGAGCATGTTAATTATTTGCAGGAAAAGTTTCATTTTCACCCGCTAGATCTCAAGGACTGCCTGGAGGGGGTGCAACGCCCGAAACTTGACGTCTACAAAAATTATCTTTTCATGATATTTCATTTCCCCCGGTTTGATCCCGAAACGCGACGCGTCGGGATCAATTCAGTTAATTTTTTTCTGGGGCACGACTTCCTGATCAGCATTGCCAATGAGCCGAACGAGTTTATTACCAACTACTACCAGCGATTGGAGAAAAAAGCGCAGCGCCAGTTTCCCTACGATCCGTTTAAAAATAGCGCTGGATATCTCCTGTATAAATTAGTTGATGGTTTGTACCACGAGAGTCTGCCCGTGGTCAATATGATCGGTCAGTATTTGAATGATGTGGAAGAAGACGTCTATTCAAACCAGAATAAGCAGGCGACGACGAATTTAGCCATTATCCGCCGCAATATCCTGAGCCTCCGCCGTATCCTGGAGCCACAGATCAAGATGGTTGATCGCTTAGTCAATATTGAAAATCAGTCCATACCGCAGAAGCTCGGCGTGTACATTGATGACGTGCATGATTATATGGAGAATTCATGGTCAGCACTGGAGAATTATCGAGACGCCGTTGATAGCCTGTATGACACCAATGAATCATTCATCAATCAGCGGACGAATGATGTGATTAAGATGCTGACGACGATTTCCGTTGCGTTATTACCTATGACCCTCTTGGCCAGCATCTACGGCATGAATATCGTTGGACTGCCGTTCGCCGATCATGCGGTGGGCGTCTGGATTATTTTTGGCGTGATGGCGGCAATTGTCGCTGGGAGCATTTATTTCGCGCGGCGTAATAATATAATTTGA